In the Sphingobacterium sp. PCS056 genome, ATAGATTTTTTGAATCATAAGATTCAAATACATCAAAAAATAAAGATGATGATGATTGAATCTGTTTATTTTTTAAATATTTACCTGGATAACCTTGAAATACCAGTCCTGAAATACAGGCAATATCTCTAAACTTTCTTTTGGCCATTTCTGTCCCATTGATACTGGCATTGATATCTTCACTCAAATTATCAGGTGAAAAAACGTCATAAACAATCGCATCATCCATGGGAATTTCTTGATCACTCAACAGTTCAAAACCATAGTCATTCATCGCAATTGAAAATGTAATGGGCATCAATTTTGAAATCCGGTAAGCCACCAGTGCCGCCATGACTTCATGGACCAATCTTCCTTCAAAAGGGTATGCAAAAAGATGGTATCCTTCTTTGGTTTTGATGAGTTCTACCAAAAACTCATGTTCCAATGGTACATGCGTAATCGATTCTTGCAATTCAAACAATGGTTTTATTACGGTCAACTCTTCTTCTTCATGATTTCCATTCAGTACTTGGCTATATTTTTTACGTAGTATCGCTCCCAAATTAGAACTTAATGGCAGTCGTCCACCCATCCAACTTGGTGTTATCGTCTTTTTATGATTACTTCTTCTCACAAGAACCAGCATATCTCGGACCATGACAAATTCCAGACTTCGTCCCGCTAAATTAAAACGGTCTCCAGGTTTTAATTTGGAAACAAAATACTCTTCGATCATCCCAATATATCCGCCAGTCAAAAACTTTACTTTTAGCATCGCATCGCTCACGATAGTACCAATATGTAAACGATGGCGCATGGCAATCTGTCTACTCGTTACTTTCCAGAGGCCATCCTCATCATCTAAAACTACTTTATGAAATTCGGGATATGCCTGTAAACTATTACCTCCTTGAGTAATAAACTGCATACACCAAGCAAATTCTTCTGCCAGTAATTCTGAAAATGCAAAAGTATTTTTTACCTCATCAAAAACTATTTTATCGTCAAACCCATCGCCGACGGCTAAGGTCACCAAGTATTGAATCAGGACATCAAAAGGTAAGATAAAGGGTTCACGTCTTTCAATCTGCTGTGTCTTTGCTGCCGTTTTTATTGCAGCAACTTCAAGTAATTCAAGAGCGTGCGTGGGCATAAAATAAATTTTTGAGGTTTCAAAGGGCGAATGCCCACTACGTCCGGCACGCTGTAAAAAACGCGCCACCCCTTTTGGAGATCCCACTTGGACTACGGTATCTACAGGTTTAAAATCGACGCCCAAATCGAGAGAAGAGGTGCAGATCACGACTTTTAGAATACCGGTATGCAGCGCATCCTCAATCCAATTGCGCAACTCAAAATCAATGGATCCATGGTGTATAGCCATTTGACCGGCAAAGTCTGGATGAATTTTTAGTAAATGTTGAAACCAGATTTCCGCCTGACTACGCGTATTGGTAAAGACTAGCGTGGTTTTACTTTTTTTGATAATTGGAATTAATTTATCTGCCAATTTTATGCCCAAATGCCCTGCCCAAGGAAGCATTTCAATGGTATCTGGAATAATGGATTGTATCCGGATTTTCTTTTCGGCATCTGCTTTGACAATTATTTTTGGAACCATCTGGTGGGGCTGCAACACTTCCAGAGCTTCTTCTAAATTACCTATTGTAGCAGAAATACCCCAAATACGAAGTGTTCTGTCCGTTCTCGATCGAATTATTCCTTTGATTCTGGACAAAGCCAATTCGACCAATACACCACGCTTTGTACCCAATAGCTCATGCCACTCATCTGCGACAATACAAGCGAGGTCATCAAATAGATGGTCTGTATTTTTTTGTGCTAAGAGCAAATGTAGGCTCTCTGGTGTAATCAGTAACACCTGTGGCATGGCACGTTTTTGTTTTTGTCGATCCGATATGGATGTATCGCCGTTACGTACACCCACTGTCCAGTCGATATTAAGCTCTAACAAGGTCTCCTCCATTGCACGCGCCAAATCTTTTGCTAAGGAACGTAAGGGTGTTATCCAGATCATGCGGAGTCCTAGTTTTTTCTTTTTCTTGGATTGACCATGTTCTTGATTGAGATAGGCAATAATAGGTGCTAAAAAAACGGAATATGTTTTTCCAAAACCTGTTGGAGCATTGACCAAACCACTATAACCTTGCAAATAGGATTCCCATGTTTTTTCTTGAAATGGAAATGGCTTTCTTTTATTTGTTTTAAGCCACTTTAAAACGTGTTGATAACCAATTGTTTTTTTCATCTTTCACTAGCTCTCAAAGTTGATTGTAATAGCATTTGCAGATCTTCTAGTGTGTTGATATCAGCGACTTTTTTATCTCTTCTCCAACGGACAATACGTGGG is a window encoding:
- a CDS encoding ligase-associated DNA damage response DEXH box helicase — its product is MKKTIGYQHVLKWLKTNKRKPFPFQEKTWESYLQGYSGLVNAPTGFGKTYSVFLAPIIAYLNQEHGQSKKKKKLGLRMIWITPLRSLAKDLARAMEETLLELNIDWTVGVRNGDTSISDRQKQKRAMPQVLLITPESLHLLLAQKNTDHLFDDLACIVADEWHELLGTKRGVLVELALSRIKGIIRSRTDRTLRIWGISATIGNLEEALEVLQPHQMVPKIIVKADAEKKIRIQSIIPDTIEMLPWAGHLGIKLADKLIPIIKKSKTTLVFTNTRSQAEIWFQHLLKIHPDFAGQMAIHHGSIDFELRNWIEDALHTGILKVVICTSSLDLGVDFKPVDTVVQVGSPKGVARFLQRAGRSGHSPFETSKIYFMPTHALELLEVAAIKTAAKTQQIERREPFILPFDVLIQYLVTLAVGDGFDDKIVFDEVKNTFAFSELLAEEFAWCMQFITQGGNSLQAYPEFHKVVLDDEDGLWKVTSRQIAMRHRLHIGTIVSDAMLKVKFLTGGYIGMIEEYFVSKLKPGDRFNLAGRSLEFVMVRDMLVLVRRSNHKKTITPSWMGGRLPLSSNLGAILRKKYSQVLNGNHEEEELTVIKPLFELQESITHVPLEHEFLVELIKTKEGYHLFAYPFEGRLVHEVMAALVAYRISKLMPITFSIAMNDYGFELLSDQEIPMDDAIVYDVFSPDNLSEDINASINGTEMAKRKFRDIACISGLVFQGYPGKYLKNKQIQSSSSLFFDVFESYDSKNLLLRQAYDENFHYQLEEPRLLRALQRIQQSTIVLKSAERFTPFSFPIKVDSMRESMSSEELEARIERMKAEVFKNLDEDDSHYKKRN